In one window of Thermithiobacillus tepidarius DSM 3134 DNA:
- a CDS encoding F0F1 ATP synthase subunit B, producing the protein MNINISLIGQMITFILLVILLRKYLYGPLSAVMAERRRKIAEGLEAAERGKNEQNLAEKRAAELLHDAKQRAAEIVAAAEKRSNEIREEAKGVARQEAEQIIAAARAEVEQEVNRAKTELRAKVAQLAVEGAERILAKEIDEKAHAQLLERMVAQL; encoded by the coding sequence ATGAACATTAATATCAGCTTGATCGGCCAGATGATCACCTTCATCCTGCTGGTCATCCTGCTGCGCAAGTACCTCTACGGACCCCTGAGCGCCGTGATGGCGGAGCGCCGCCGCAAGATTGCCGAGGGCCTGGAAGCGGCGGAGCGCGGCAAGAACGAGCAGAACCTTGCGGAGAAGCGTGCCGCGGAACTGCTGCACGATGCCAAGCAGCGTGCCGCCGAGATCGTTGCCGCCGCCGAGAAGCGCAGCAACGAGATTCGCGAGGAAGCGAAGGGCGTTGCCCGGCAGGAGGCTGAGCAGATCATTGCTGCCGCCCGCGCCGAGGTCGAGCAGGAAGTGAATCGCGCCAAGACCGAGCTGCGCGCCAAGGTGGCGCAGCTGGCCGTGGAAGGTGCGGAACGCATTCTCGCCAAGGAAATCGACGAAAAAGCCCATGCGCAGCTGCTGGAGCGCATGGTGGCGCAACTCTAA
- a CDS encoding F0F1 ATP synthase subunit delta, with protein sequence MAELTTLARPYADAAFQYASEAGQMESWDKALRFLAAVVRDQEAQVLLSNPEIDKGAKLGFLRDLAKDLLNPQMQNFLALLLENDRLELMPEIQALFEARKRGLEGQIEAVVSSAVALNESQLGNVKSALKRRFGREVILETRVEPDLIGGMIIRAGDLVIDGSVRGQLEQLGNTLRS encoded by the coding sequence ATGGCAGAATTGACCACCCTGGCGCGCCCGTACGCCGACGCGGCGTTTCAATATGCCAGCGAGGCGGGGCAGATGGAGTCTTGGGATAAAGCGCTGCGTTTTCTGGCCGCCGTGGTGCGCGACCAGGAGGCACAGGTGCTGCTGTCCAACCCGGAGATCGACAAGGGGGCCAAGCTCGGCTTCCTGCGCGATTTGGCCAAGGACCTGCTGAATCCGCAGATGCAGAACTTCCTGGCCCTGCTCCTGGAAAACGACCGTCTGGAGCTGATGCCCGAGATCCAGGCGCTCTTCGAGGCCCGCAAGCGTGGTCTGGAAGGCCAGATCGAGGCGGTGGTGAGCAGCGCCGTAGCCCTGAACGAATCCCAGCTGGGCAATGTCAAAAGCGCACTGAAGCGCCGCTTCGGGCGTGAAGTGATTCTGGAGACGCGGGTCGAACCCGACCTGATCGGCGGCATGATCATCCGCGCCGGCGATCTGGTGATCGACGGCTCCGTCCGCGGCCAGCTCGAACAGCTGGGCAACACCTTACGCAGCTAA
- the atpD gene encoding F0F1 ATP synthase subunit beta: MNEAVNTASKSGHIVQIIGPVIDVAFPRENVPNVMDALKINESGLTLEVQQQLGDGVVRAIAMGPTEGMKRGLEVTNTGAPISVPVGKGTLGRIMDVLGDPVDEAGPVQTEQRASIHRKAPAYDELAASTELLETGIKVIDLICPFAKGGKVGLFGGAGVGKTVNMMELIRNIAIEHSGYSVFAGVGERTREGNDFYHEMKDSNVLDKVALVYGQMNEPPGNRLRVALTGLTMAEFFRDEGRDVLLFIDNIYRYTLAGTEVSALLGRMPSAVGYQPTLAEEMGQLQERITSTKTGSITSIQAVYVPADDLTDPSPATTFAHLDATVVLSRQIAELGIYPAVDPLDSNSRQLDPLVVGQEHYDVARSVQKVLQRYKELQDIIAILGMDELSEDDKLTVARARKIQRFLSQPFFVAEVFTGSPGKFVSLKETIRGFKGIVAGEYDHLPEQAFYMVGTIDEAVEKAKKIQGAA, from the coding sequence ATGAACGAAGCCGTAAACACCGCAAGCAAGTCGGGACACATCGTTCAGATCATTGGTCCGGTTATCGACGTGGCTTTCCCGCGCGAGAACGTGCCGAATGTGATGGACGCCCTGAAGATCAACGAGAGTGGCCTGACCCTGGAAGTGCAGCAGCAGTTGGGTGATGGCGTGGTGCGCGCCATTGCCATGGGCCCGACCGAGGGCATGAAGCGCGGCCTTGAGGTGACCAACACCGGCGCCCCCATCTCCGTGCCGGTCGGCAAGGGCACCCTGGGCCGCATCATGGACGTGCTGGGTGATCCGGTGGACGAAGCCGGCCCGGTGCAGACCGAGCAGCGCGCCTCCATTCACCGCAAGGCGCCGGCCTATGACGAACTGGCCGCCAGCACCGAGCTGCTGGAAACCGGCATCAAGGTGATCGACCTGATCTGCCCCTTCGCCAAGGGCGGCAAGGTGGGCCTCTTCGGCGGCGCCGGCGTGGGCAAGACCGTGAACATGATGGAGCTGATCCGCAACATCGCCATCGAGCACAGCGGCTACTCCGTGTTCGCCGGCGTGGGCGAGCGTACCCGCGAGGGCAACGACTTCTACCACGAGATGAAGGACTCCAACGTGCTGGACAAGGTGGCCCTGGTCTACGGCCAGATGAACGAGCCGCCCGGCAACCGTCTGCGCGTGGCGCTGACCGGCCTGACCATGGCCGAGTTCTTCCGCGACGAAGGCCGCGACGTGCTGCTCTTCATCGACAACATTTACCGCTACACCCTGGCCGGCACCGAAGTGTCCGCGCTGCTGGGCCGCATGCCGTCCGCCGTGGGCTACCAGCCGACCCTGGCCGAGGAAATGGGCCAGCTGCAGGAGCGCATCACCTCCACCAAGACCGGCTCCATCACCTCCATCCAGGCGGTGTACGTGCCCGCCGACGACTTGACCGATCCGTCCCCGGCGACCACCTTCGCCCACTTGGACGCCACCGTGGTGTTGAGCCGCCAGATCGCCGAGCTGGGCATCTACCCGGCCGTGGATCCGCTGGATTCCAACAGCCGTCAGCTGGATCCGCTGGTGGTCGGCCAGGAGCACTACGACGTGGCCCGCAGCGTGCAGAAGGTGCTGCAGCGCTACAAGGAGCTGCAGGACATCATCGCCATCCTGGGCATGGACGAGCTGTCCGAGGACGACAAGCTGACCGTGGCCCGCGCCCGCAAGATCCAGCGCTTCCTGTCGCAGCCCTTCTTCGTGGCCGAAGTCTTCACCGGCTCGCCCGGCAAGTTCGTGTCCCTGAAGGAGACCATCCGCGGCTTCAAGGGCATCGTCGCCGGCGAGTACGACCACCTGCCCGAGCAGGCCTTCTACATGGTCGGCACCATCGACGAGGCGGTCGAGAAGGCCAAGAAGATCCAGGGCGCGGCATAA
- a CDS encoding F0F1 ATP synthase subunit epsilon, whose amino-acid sequence MAMTIRVEVVSAERSIFEGTAEMVVVPAEMGEIGVLPRHAPLLSRLRPGEVRVKNGEDTEYLFVNGGIVEVQPHLVTILSDTAERATDLDEAKALEAKRLAEERMAGNTSDIDYARAQADLLEQIARLRTITKMRERGLLK is encoded by the coding sequence ATGGCCATGACTATCCGGGTGGAAGTCGTCAGCGCGGAGCGGAGCATTTTCGAGGGCACGGCCGAGATGGTGGTCGTGCCGGCGGAGATGGGCGAAATCGGCGTGCTGCCCCGCCACGCGCCGCTCCTGTCCCGGCTGCGGCCGGGCGAGGTGCGGGTCAAGAACGGCGAAGACACGGAGTATCTCTTCGTCAACGGCGGCATCGTCGAGGTGCAGCCGCATCTGGTCACCATCCTGTCGGACACGGCGGAGCGGGCGACGGATCTTGACGAGGCCAAGGCGCTGGAAGCCAAGCGGCTGGCCGAGGAGCGCATGGCCGGCAACACCAGCGACATCGACTACGCCAGGGCCCAGGCCGATCTGCTCGAGCAGATCGCGCGCCTGCGCACCATCACCAAGATGCGGGAACGCGGCCTGCTGAAGTAG
- the glmU gene encoding bifunctional UDP-N-acetylglucosamine diphosphorylase/glucosamine-1-phosphate N-acetyltransferase GlmU, whose protein sequence is MHEESPVQIVVLAAGQGTRMRSQLPKVLHRIAGQPLLQHVLNSARALQPSAIHVVYGHGGEQVRAAIADPAIHWVLQDRQLGTGHAVQMAAPHCAPDGRVLVLYGDVPLLRPETLRAFLDAVPAGSLGLMTVVLAEPSGYGRIVRDAQDSVERIVEEKDADAEIRAIREVNTGIMVLPAARLGDWLARLENDNAQGEYYLTDVVALARREGLGIAAYMVADPLEVAGVNNKAQLAELEREYQRRRAQALMLDGVLIADPARVDIRGEVEIAPDVRLEPNVILEGRVRIGAGSVIGMGVLLRDVEIGENVQVLPYSVVEEARIGDGARVGPFARVRPGTALDSGVHVGNFVEVKASRIGQGSKANHLSYIGDAEIGAGVNIGAGTITCNYDGANKHKTIIEDDAFIGSDTQLVAPVRVGRGATIGAGSTITREAPAGELTLSRVPQRTRTGWQRPKKKALGDN, encoded by the coding sequence ATGCACGAAGAATCCCCCGTCCAGATCGTCGTCCTGGCCGCCGGCCAAGGGACCCGCATGCGCTCGCAGCTGCCCAAGGTGCTGCATCGCATCGCCGGCCAGCCGCTGCTGCAGCACGTCCTGAATAGCGCCCGGGCCTTGCAGCCCAGCGCCATCCACGTGGTCTACGGCCACGGTGGCGAGCAGGTGCGCGCGGCCATCGCCGATCCCGCCATCCACTGGGTGCTGCAGGACCGCCAGCTGGGCACCGGCCATGCGGTGCAGATGGCCGCGCCACACTGCGCGCCCGACGGCCGGGTCCTGGTGCTCTACGGCGACGTGCCGCTGCTGCGTCCGGAGACCCTGCGGGCCTTTCTGGACGCGGTACCGGCGGGTTCGCTGGGGCTCATGACCGTGGTGCTGGCGGAGCCGAGCGGCTACGGCCGCATCGTGCGCGATGCCCAGGACAGCGTGGAGCGCATCGTCGAGGAAAAGGACGCCGATGCCGAGATCCGCGCCATCCGCGAGGTGAACACGGGCATCATGGTGCTGCCGGCGGCCCGCTTGGGCGACTGGCTGGCACGGCTGGAGAACGACAATGCCCAAGGCGAGTACTATCTGACCGACGTGGTGGCGTTGGCGCGCCGGGAGGGCCTCGGCATCGCCGCCTACATGGTGGCCGATCCCCTGGAGGTGGCCGGCGTCAACAATAAGGCGCAGCTGGCGGAGCTGGAGCGCGAGTATCAGCGCCGCCGGGCCCAGGCCCTGATGCTCGACGGCGTGCTGATCGCCGATCCGGCGCGGGTGGACATCCGCGGCGAGGTGGAGATCGCCCCGGACGTGCGCCTGGAGCCCAACGTGATTCTGGAGGGCCGGGTGCGCATCGGCGCCGGCAGCGTGATCGGCATGGGCGTGCTGCTGCGCGACGTGGAGATCGGCGAGAACGTGCAGGTGCTGCCCTACTCGGTGGTCGAGGAGGCGCGGATCGGCGACGGTGCCCGCGTCGGCCCCTTCGCCCGCGTCCGCCCTGGCACCGCGCTCGATAGCGGGGTGCACGTGGGCAACTTCGTGGAGGTCAAGGCGAGCCGCATCGGCCAGGGCAGCAAGGCCAACCACCTGAGCTACATCGGCGATGCCGAGATCGGCGCCGGGGTGAACATCGGCGCCGGCACCATCACCTGCAACTACGACGGCGCCAACAAGCACAAAACCATCATCGAGGACGACGCCTTCATCGGCTCGGACACTCAATTGGTGGCGCCGGTGCGCGTCGGCCGCGGCGCCACCATCGGCGCCGGCAGCACCATCACCCGCGAAGCCCCGGCGGGCGAGCTCACCCTGAGCCGCGTGCCGCAGCGCACGCGCACGGGATGGCAGCGCCCGAAGAAGAAAGCCCTGGGCGACAACTGA
- the atpA gene encoding F0F1 ATP synthase subunit alpha has product MQQLNPSEISELIRARIASFEAKTEARTQGTVISLNDGIIRVHGLSDVMQGEMLELPGGLYALALNLERDNVGAVVLGDYSGVNEGDPVKTTGKVMEVPVGEALVGRVVNALGQPIDGKGPINTPYSSPLEKIAPGVISRKSVDQPLQTGVKAIDAMVPVGRGQRELIIGDRQTGKTAVAVDAIINQKGTGVICVYVAIGQKASSVANVVRKLEEHGAMEHTIVVNASASESAALQYLAAYSGCSMGEYFRDRGQDALIVYDDLTKQAWAYRQISLLLRRPPGREAYPGDVFYLHSRLLERAARVNAEYVERLTNGEVKGKTGSLTALPIIETQAGDVSAFVPTNVISITDGQIYLETDLFNAGIRPAINAGLSVSRVGGAAQTKIIKKLGGGIRLDLAQYRELAAFAQFASDLDEATRKQIERGKRVTELLKQDQYAPMSVAEMAVSLFAANSGALDDVEVSKIRDFEKALQGYMKSSQAALMSEINEKKDLTDDIKSKLEAAIKNFKASSAY; this is encoded by the coding sequence ATGCAGCAATTGAACCCTTCGGAAATCAGTGAACTCATTCGGGCTCGCATCGCCTCCTTCGAGGCCAAGACCGAAGCCCGTACCCAGGGCACCGTCATCAGCCTGAACGACGGCATCATTCGTGTCCATGGCCTGAGCGACGTCATGCAGGGCGAAATGCTCGAGCTGCCCGGCGGCCTCTACGCCCTGGCCCTGAACCTGGAGCGCGACAACGTCGGCGCCGTGGTGCTGGGCGACTACAGCGGCGTCAACGAGGGCGACCCGGTCAAGACCACCGGCAAGGTCATGGAAGTGCCGGTCGGCGAAGCCCTGGTCGGCCGCGTGGTCAACGCCTTGGGCCAGCCCATCGACGGCAAGGGCCCCATCAACACCCCCTACAGCTCGCCGCTGGAGAAGATCGCGCCCGGCGTGATCTCCCGCAAGAGCGTGGACCAGCCGCTGCAGACCGGCGTGAAGGCCATCGACGCCATGGTGCCGGTCGGCCGCGGCCAGCGTGAGCTGATCATCGGCGACCGCCAGACCGGCAAGACCGCGGTGGCCGTGGACGCCATCATCAACCAGAAGGGCACGGGCGTTATCTGCGTCTATGTGGCCATCGGCCAGAAGGCCTCCTCGGTGGCCAACGTGGTGCGCAAGCTCGAGGAGCACGGCGCCATGGAGCACACCATCGTGGTGAACGCCAGCGCCTCCGAATCCGCCGCCCTGCAGTACCTGGCGGCCTACTCCGGCTGCAGCATGGGCGAGTACTTCCGCGACCGCGGCCAGGACGCCCTGATCGTCTATGACGACCTCACCAAGCAGGCCTGGGCCTACCGCCAGATCTCCCTGCTGCTGCGCCGTCCCCCGGGCCGCGAAGCGTACCCCGGCGACGTGTTCTACCTGCACTCGCGCCTGCTGGAGCGCGCCGCGCGCGTGAACGCCGAGTACGTGGAGCGCTTGACCAACGGCGAAGTGAAGGGCAAGACCGGCTCGCTGACCGCGCTGCCCATCATCGAAACCCAGGCCGGCGACGTGTCCGCCTTCGTGCCCACCAACGTGATTTCCATCACCGACGGCCAGATCTATCTGGAAACGGACCTCTTCAACGCCGGCATCCGTCCGGCCATCAACGCCGGCCTGTCCGTGTCGCGCGTGGGTGGCGCCGCCCAGACCAAGATCATCAAGAAGCTCGGTGGCGGCATCCGTCTCGACCTGGCCCAGTACCGCGAGCTGGCTGCCTTCGCGCAGTTCGCCTCCGATCTGGACGAGGCGACCCGCAAGCAGATCGAGCGCGGCAAGCGCGTGACCGAACTGCTGAAGCAGGACCAGTACGCGCCGATGAGCGTGGCGGAAATGGCCGTGTCGCTCTTCGCCGCCAACAGCGGCGCGCTGGATGACGTGGAAGTGAGCAAGATCCGCGATTTCGAGAAGGCCCTGCAGGGCTACATGAAGTCCAGCCAGGCGGCTCTGATGAGCGAGATCAACGAGAAGAAGGATCTCACCGACGACATCAAGAGCAAGCTGGAAGCCGCGATCAAGAACTTCAAGGCGAGCAGCGCCTACTAA
- the atpG gene encoding F0F1 ATP synthase subunit gamma, which produces MAGSKEIRNQIRSIKNTQKITRAMEMVAASKMRRAQERMRAARPYAEKIRQVIGHLAAAHPEYRHPFMEEREVKRAGFIIITSDKGLAGALNTNVLKAAVTEIRQLNDAGVEVDLAVIGNKGLGFFRRVGGRLVAELNGVGDAPHLSQLIGPVKVMLDAYAEGRIDRLYLIYAKFINTMSQRATVEQLLPIQAESMPERSAPWDYLYEPDPRPVLETLLTRYVESVVFQGMTEHAASEQSARMVAMKSASDNAKKLIGELQLVYNKARQAAITQEISEISAGAAAV; this is translated from the coding sequence GTGGCCGGAAGCAAGGAAATCCGCAATCAGATCCGAAGCATCAAGAATACGCAGAAGATCACGCGGGCAATGGAAATGGTGGCCGCCAGCAAGATGCGCCGCGCGCAGGAACGCATGCGCGCGGCCCGTCCCTACGCGGAGAAGATCCGCCAGGTGATCGGTCACCTGGCGGCAGCCCACCCCGAGTACCGGCATCCCTTCATGGAAGAGCGGGAAGTCAAGCGGGCCGGCTTCATCATCATCACCTCCGACAAGGGTTTGGCCGGTGCCTTGAACACCAACGTGCTGAAGGCGGCGGTGACCGAGATCCGGCAGTTGAACGACGCCGGGGTCGAGGTGGATCTGGCGGTGATCGGCAACAAGGGCCTGGGCTTCTTCCGCCGCGTCGGCGGGCGCCTGGTGGCCGAGCTGAACGGCGTGGGCGACGCCCCGCACCTGTCCCAGCTCATCGGGCCGGTCAAGGTCATGCTGGACGCCTATGCGGAAGGCCGCATCGACCGGCTCTACCTGATCTACGCCAAGTTCATCAACACCATGAGCCAGCGCGCCACGGTGGAGCAGCTGCTGCCCATCCAGGCGGAGAGCATGCCGGAGCGCAGCGCGCCCTGGGACTACCTGTACGAGCCCGATCCGCGGCCCGTGCTGGAAACCCTGCTGACCCGCTACGTGGAGTCGGTGGTGTTCCAGGGGATGACCGAGCACGCGGCCAGCGAGCAGAGCGCCCGCATGGTGGCCATGAAGAGCGCCTCGGACAATGCCAAGAAGCTGATCGGGGAGTTGCAACTGGTCTACAACAAGGCCCGCCAGGCTGCCATTACCCAGGAAATTTCCGAGATCAGCGCCGGCGCCGCCGCCGTCTAG